The following are encoded together in the Cyanobacterium aponinum PCC 10605 genome:
- the rpsP gene encoding 30S ribosomal protein S16 codes for MVKLRLKRLGKKREVSYRIVAMNSTSRRDGKVLEELGFYNPRNDETRLNVPAIVTRLKQGAQPTETVRSILTKAKVFEQVNA; via the coding sequence ATGGTTAAATTACGTTTAAAAAGATTAGGAAAAAAAAGAGAAGTAAGTTACCGTATTGTTGCGATGAATAGTACCAGTCGCCGTGATGGAAAAGTATTAGAAGAATTAGGATTCTATAATCCTAGAAATGACGAAACTAGATTAAATGTACCTGCTATTGTCACCAGATTAAAACAAGGTGCTCAACCAACTGAAACTGTACGCAGTATTTTGACAAAAGCAAAAGTATTTGAACAAGTAAATGCTTAA
- a CDS encoding KH domain-containing protein, with protein sequence MLNSDINFPLPDGTKPDYDGLVRFLIEPLLESPELLNFDCELVPSTKRVWIRLAFEENDKGRIYGRGGRNIQAVKTVLQTAANIVGDTLYLEIYDEQGRNRSRNSRPPITSSSPNKESGDAYSKKPVRRRRRTIKPQF encoded by the coding sequence ATGCTTAATAGTGACATAAACTTTCCCCTTCCTGATGGAACAAAACCCGATTATGATGGTTTAGTACGTTTTTTAATTGAACCTTTATTAGAATCTCCCGAATTGTTAAATTTCGATTGCGAATTAGTACCTAGTACAAAAAGAGTCTGGATTCGCCTAGCTTTTGAAGAAAATGACAAGGGAAGAATATATGGTAGGGGTGGACGTAATATTCAGGCAGTAAAAACAGTTTTACAAACTGCAGCAAACATTGTTGGGGATACCTTATACTTAGAAATTTATGACGAACAAGGGCGAAATAGAAGTAGAAATTCTCGCCCTCCAATAACTTCATCTTCTCCCAACAAAGAATCAGGAGATGCTTATTCTAAAAAACCAGTGAGAAGAAGACGTCGTACTATTAAACCCCAATTTTAG
- a CDS encoding 2-phosphosulfolactate phosphatase family protein yields MKISVYYTPESTPENEIPDCAVVIDVLRATTTIVTALNNGAKSVKAYSDLDLLTKESNLLPPESRLRLGERGGKKVDFCDLGNSPLDCTVETVSGKQLFISTTNGTRSLQRVQEAKTVIAGAMINYQAVVDYLQEKQPETLWLLGSGWEGGYSLEDTVCAGAIASLLVDTGKPDMIGNDEVIASIALYQQWQDKLLDLFKLSSHGQRLLRLALDDDLKYCSQKNITDTLPIQTSLGLVSLSN; encoded by the coding sequence GTGAAAATTTCTGTTTATTATACTCCCGAGTCAACTCCAGAAAATGAAATTCCTGATTGTGCTGTGGTGATTGATGTACTAAGGGCAACTACGACCATTGTTACGGCGTTAAATAATGGTGCAAAATCTGTTAAAGCCTACAGTGATTTAGATTTGTTGACCAAAGAAAGTAATTTATTGCCTCCTGAATCTCGCTTAAGATTGGGAGAAAGAGGGGGAAAAAAGGTTGATTTTTGCGATTTGGGTAATTCCCCTCTTGATTGTACTGTGGAAACAGTGAGCGGAAAACAGTTATTTATTAGCACAACCAATGGTACTCGTTCTTTACAAAGAGTTCAAGAGGCAAAAACTGTCATTGCTGGAGCGATGATTAATTATCAAGCAGTGGTGGATTATTTGCAAGAGAAACAACCCGAAACTCTTTGGTTATTGGGTTCAGGTTGGGAGGGAGGCTATTCTTTAGAAGATACCGTCTGTGCAGGTGCGATCGCATCTTTGTTGGTGGATACTGGTAAACCTGATATGATTGGTAATGATGAGGTAATTGCTTCTATTGCCTTATATCAACAATGGCAAGATAAACTGTTAGATTTATTTAAGTTGTCTAGTCATGGACAAAGATTATTGAGACTAGCCTTAGATGATGATTTGAAATATTGCTCTCAGAAAAATATCACTGATACTTTACCAATACAAACTTCATTGGGATTAGTTTCACTTAGTAATTAG
- a CDS encoding creatininase family protein, which translates to MQLHLLTWQEVEKYLTHSNGIIIPIGSTEQHGPTGLIGTDAICAEKIAQGVGENTGAIVAPTINVGMALHHTAFPGTISLRPTTLILYIQDYLTSLFKAGFKKFFFINGHGGNIATVKASFSQFYDHLDSMNFANSEQVKCKIANWFMGREVYQLAKKLYGDEEGSHATPSEVALTQFVYPDTIKSAPLDKSVATGHPIYGAKNFRECYPDGRMGSNPALATPEHGKQFYELAVKELTASYQDFISINN; encoded by the coding sequence ATGCAGTTACATTTACTCACTTGGCAAGAAGTAGAAAAATATCTCACCCATTCTAATGGTATTATTATTCCTATTGGTTCAACAGAGCAACATGGGCCAACGGGCTTAATTGGTACAGATGCTATTTGCGCGGAAAAAATAGCTCAGGGAGTGGGAGAAAATACAGGAGCAATTGTTGCCCCAACTATTAATGTGGGTATGGCTTTACATCATACGGCTTTTCCCGGTACTATATCTCTACGTCCAACTACTTTAATACTATATATCCAAGATTATCTTACTTCTTTGTTTAAAGCAGGTTTTAAAAAATTCTTTTTTATTAATGGGCATGGAGGAAACATCGCCACTGTCAAGGCCAGTTTTTCTCAGTTTTATGATCATTTAGATTCGATGAATTTTGCTAATAGTGAACAAGTTAAATGTAAAATTGCTAATTGGTTTATGGGGCGTGAAGTTTATCAACTAGCAAAAAAACTTTATGGAGATGAAGAAGGCTCTCATGCTACCCCTTCAGAAGTAGCTTTAACTCAATTTGTTTATCCTGATACTATTAAAAGCGCACCTTTAGATAAATCCGTTGCCACAGGACATCCTATTTACGGAGCAAAGAACTTTCGAGAATGCTACCCTGATGGTAGAATGGGATCTAATCCTGCTTTGGCTACTCCTGAACACGGTAAACAGTTTTATGAGTTAGCGGTTAAGGAATTGACGGCAAGTTATCAAGACTTTATTTCCATCAATAATTAA
- the gpmI gene encoding 2,3-bisphosphoglycerate-independent phosphoglycerate mutase produces MNQAPIAPVVLVILDGWGYRPEKKDNAIALAKTPVMDSLLEVYPNTLISASGKAVGLPHGQMGNSEVGHLNLGAGRVVPQELVRISDAVEDGSIFQNPVLEEICQQVNQSEGKLHLMGLCSDGGVHSHIEHLIGLLDLAKLQGVNEVCVHIITDGRDTNTTEGVNYIQAVEEHIHKIGLGKIVTVCGRYYAMDRDRRWDRVQKAYDLYTIDGEGDGRTPVQVLKDSYSQDITDEFIEPTRISKGAVESGDGIIFFNFRPDRARQICHAFTMPNFDGFERELIENLHFATFTQYDPNLPVKVAFEPQKLTNILGEVIAEAGLKQFRTAETEKYPHVTYFFNGGLEQPLEGEDRELISSPMVTTYDKAPAMSAVEVTQVACNAVNKGIYSLIVMNYANPDMVGHTGNLEAAIDAIETVDSCLGKLIKTINQAGGTVIITADHGNAEYMKDEDGNPWTAHTTNLVPLILIEGEKRKIPGHGGNVQLRENGKLADIAPTILDILQLPKPEEMTGISLFKQPQYEVKTSRTPVSISL; encoded by the coding sequence ATGAATCAAGCACCAATAGCTCCCGTTGTGCTAGTCATTCTTGATGGTTGGGGTTATCGTCCTGAAAAAAAAGATAATGCGATCGCACTTGCGAAAACTCCTGTAATGGATAGTCTATTAGAAGTTTATCCCAATACTTTAATCAGTGCTTCTGGTAAGGCCGTTGGATTACCCCATGGACAGATGGGCAATTCAGAAGTAGGACATTTGAATTTAGGGGCGGGGAGGGTTGTTCCACAGGAATTAGTACGCATTTCTGATGCAGTGGAAGATGGCTCAATTTTTCAAAACCCTGTATTAGAAGAAATTTGTCAACAAGTAAATCAGTCTGAGGGTAAATTACACCTGATGGGTTTATGCTCTGATGGAGGTGTTCATTCTCACATTGAGCATTTAATTGGCTTACTGGATTTAGCAAAATTACAGGGTGTCAATGAGGTTTGTGTTCACATTATCACTGATGGTAGAGATACCAATACCACCGAAGGAGTTAACTATATTCAGGCGGTTGAAGAACATATCCACAAAATCGGTTTAGGTAAAATTGTCACCGTTTGCGGACGTTATTATGCCATGGATCGCGATCGCCGTTGGGATAGAGTACAAAAAGCCTATGATTTATATACGATAGATGGTGAAGGGGATGGTAGAACACCAGTACAAGTATTAAAAGATTCTTACAGTCAAGACATTACCGACGAATTTATCGAACCCACTCGTATCAGTAAAGGGGCAGTAGAATCAGGAGATGGTATTATATTCTTCAATTTTAGACCTGATCGCGCCCGTCAGATTTGTCATGCCTTCACAATGCCGAATTTTGACGGTTTTGAAAGAGAATTAATCGAAAACCTCCATTTTGCAACTTTTACCCAATATGACCCCAATTTGCCTGTTAAAGTTGCCTTTGAACCTCAAAAACTAACCAATATTCTCGGAGAAGTTATCGCCGAAGCTGGATTAAAACAATTTCGTACCGCCGAAACAGAAAAATATCCCCATGTTACCTACTTTTTCAATGGTGGATTAGAACAACCCCTCGAAGGAGAAGACAGGGAATTAATTTCTAGTCCTATGGTGACAACCTACGATAAAGCACCGGCTATGTCTGCGGTAGAAGTTACCCAAGTCGCTTGTAATGCTGTCAATAAGGGCATTTATTCTTTAATCGTCATGAACTATGCAAACCCCGATATGGTGGGACATACAGGCAATTTAGAGGCCGCTATAGATGCGATCGAAACCGTTGACTCATGTTTGGGTAAATTAATCAAAACTATCAACCAAGCAGGAGGCACAGTAATCATTACAGCAGATCATGGTAATGCCGAATATATGAAAGATGAAGACGGTAATCCTTGGACTGCTCACACCACCAATTTAGTACCCTTGATTTTAATTGAAGGAGAAAAAAGAAAAATACCCGGTCACGGTGGCAACGTACAATTAAGAGAAAATGGTAAATTAGCAGATATTGCACCCACTATTCTCGATATATTGCAACTACCCAAACCAGAAGAAATGACAGGAATATCTCTATTCAAACAACCTCAATACGAGGTCAAAACCAGTCGAACCCCCGTCAGTATATCTTTGTAA
- a CDS encoding protochlorophyllide reductase, translating to MTTDNKPTVIVTGASSGVGLQAARALTQKGWFVIMACRNIDKTLKAANEVGIKSGDYQIIHIDLADFDSVRKFVQDFRATGRKLDALVCNAAVYYPLLKEPLRNKDGYEISVATNHLGHFLLCNLMLEDLQKSGNPEPRLVILGTVTANPKELGGKIPIPAPPDLGNLDGFKQGFKPPISMIDGKKFKSGKAYKDSKLCNMLTMRELHRRYHQSTGITFSALYPGCVATTALFRNHYSLFQKIFPLFQKNITGGYVSEELAGERVAMVVADPEYNQSGVYWSWGNRQKEGRKSFAQEISDEASDTDKGVLMWDLSKQLVGLA from the coding sequence ATGACTACAGATAATAAACCCACAGTAATTGTCACTGGTGCATCATCAGGGGTTGGCTTACAAGCCGCTAGAGCCTTAACACAAAAAGGCTGGTTTGTAATTATGGCTTGTCGTAATATTGATAAAACCCTAAAAGCCGCTAACGAAGTAGGTATAAAATCTGGTGACTATCAAATTATTCATATTGATTTAGCCGATTTTGACAGTGTGCGTAAATTTGTGCAAGATTTTAGGGCAACAGGTAGAAAATTAGATGCCTTAGTTTGCAATGCTGCGGTTTACTATCCTCTTTTAAAAGAACCTTTGCGCAATAAGGATGGCTACGAAATTAGCGTTGCGACTAATCATTTAGGACATTTTCTTCTTTGTAATTTAATGCTAGAAGATTTGCAAAAATCTGGCAATCCTGAACCCCGTTTAGTCATTTTAGGCACTGTAACCGCTAATCCTAAAGAGTTGGGCGGTAAAATTCCTATTCCTGCACCTCCAGATTTAGGTAATCTTGATGGCTTCAAACAAGGATTTAAACCACCTATTAGCATGATTGACGGCAAAAAATTCAAATCAGGCAAAGCCTATAAAGATAGTAAACTTTGCAATATGCTCACCATGAGAGAATTGCATCGCCGTTATCACCAATCCACTGGTATCACTTTCTCTGCTTTATATCCCGGCTGTGTGGCAACTACTGCCCTTTTCCGCAATCACTATTCTTTATTCCAAAAAATCTTCCCTCTTTTCCAAAAAAATATCACAGGGGGTTATGTTTCTGAAGAATTGGCAGGAGAAAGAGTTGCTATGGTTGTCGCCGATCCAGAGTATAATCAATCGGGTGTTTATTGGAGTTGGGGTAATCGTCAAAAAGAAGGCCGTAAATCCTTTGCACAAGAAATTTCCGATGAGGCGAGTGATACAGATAAGGGTGTACTCATGTGGGATTTGAGTAAACAATTAGTGGGATTAGCTTAG
- a CDS encoding carbon-nitrogen hydrolase family protein has translation MKSYLAAAVCMTSTPDVDHNLNQAEELIELAVNQGAKLVGLPENFSFLGEDKDKIAQGEDIAQRSEKFLIRMAQRFQVTILGGGFPTPLPGDKSKVHNTALLIDPNGLELARYEKIHLFDVNVPDGNNYCESNTVMAGKSLPNVCEVNNLGKIGLSICYDVRFPEVYRHLSRQGAEVIFIPAAFTAYTGKDHWEVLIRARAIENTVYVIAPAQTGNHYARRCTHGHSMIVDPWGSILSSTGSQIGVAIAEINPQRLQKVRQQMPCLQHRVFA, from the coding sequence ATGAAATCTTACCTTGCGGCGGCGGTGTGCATGACAAGCACTCCAGATGTAGATCACAATTTGAATCAAGCTGAAGAATTAATCGAATTAGCGGTTAATCAAGGGGCAAAGTTAGTTGGTTTGCCTGAGAATTTCTCTTTTTTAGGAGAAGATAAGGATAAAATCGCTCAGGGAGAAGATATTGCCCAAAGAAGCGAAAAGTTTTTAATTCGCATGGCACAGCGTTTTCAGGTGACGATTCTCGGCGGTGGTTTTCCTACTCCTTTACCGGGGGATAAGTCCAAAGTTCATAATACTGCTCTTTTAATTGATCCTAATGGTTTAGAGTTAGCTCGTTACGAAAAGATACATTTATTTGATGTTAATGTCCCTGATGGCAATAATTATTGTGAGTCTAATACTGTTATGGCGGGAAAGAGTCTGCCTAATGTTTGTGAGGTCAATAATTTAGGTAAGATTGGTTTGTCTATCTGTTATGATGTGCGTTTTCCTGAAGTTTATCGTCATTTATCTCGTCAGGGGGCTGAGGTTATCTTTATTCCTGCGGCATTTACTGCTTATACTGGAAAAGACCATTGGGAAGTTTTAATTCGGGCAAGGGCGATCGAAAATACTGTTTATGTTATTGCTCCTGCTCAAACGGGAAATCATTATGCCCGTCGCTGTACCCATGGCCATAGTATGATTGTAGATCCCTGGGGTTCTATTCTTTCTAGTACTGGCTCTCAAATTGGAGTTGCGATCGCAGAAATTAATCCTCAAAGATTACAAAAGGTAAGACAACAAATGCCTTGTTTACAACATCGAGTATTCGCTTAA
- a CDS encoding prephenate/arogenate dehydrogenase, which yields MKIGIIGLGLIGGSLGLDLTAKGYEVIGVSRKKETCDRALEKQIVTTAGQNLELLSKTDLIFVCTPIEAILRTIESIIPHLSPETIITDVGSVKGAIASPATKLWSNFVPSHPMAGTANQGVEAAEYNLFNNAPCVITPLPQTSPLAITKVSHIWETVGCRLYQSTPELHDRAVAWISHLPVMISANLIYSCTHTSSPEVIKLAQALASSGFKDTSRVGGGNPELGLMMAQYNRQQLINSLREYQQNLDLLIESIEGENWEALTNILQETHQNRPNFI from the coding sequence ATGAAAATAGGTATTATCGGTTTAGGCTTAATTGGTGGTTCGTTAGGTTTGGATTTAACCGCTAAAGGCTATGAGGTAATTGGGGTTTCTCGTAAAAAAGAAACTTGCGATCGCGCTTTAGAAAAACAAATAGTAACCACCGCAGGACAAAATTTAGAGCTTTTGAGCAAAACAGACCTAATTTTTGTTTGTACCCCCATAGAGGCAATTTTAAGAACCATAGAGAGCATAATTCCTCATCTATCCCCAGAAACCATTATTACTGATGTAGGTTCTGTTAAAGGTGCGATCGCATCTCCTGCCACTAAACTATGGTCAAATTTTGTCCCCAGTCATCCCATGGCGGGTACAGCTAATCAAGGGGTGGAGGCCGCAGAATATAACTTATTTAACAATGCCCCCTGTGTCATAACCCCTTTACCACAAACCTCTCCCCTAGCCATCACTAAAGTCAGTCATATTTGGGAAACTGTTGGTTGCCGACTATATCAATCTACTCCTGAATTACATGATCGAGCAGTCGCATGGATTTCTCATTTACCTGTGATGATTAGTGCCAATTTAATTTATAGTTGTACTCATACATCATCCCCAGAAGTCATCAAATTAGCTCAAGCTCTGGCTAGTTCAGGATTCAAAGACACCAGTAGAGTAGGGGGAGGCAATCCAGAATTAGGACTAATGATGGCACAATACAACCGTCAACAATTAATCAACTCCTTACGGGAATATCAACAAAACCTTGATTTACTGATTGAAAGCATTGAAGGGGAAAACTGGGAAGCCCTGACAAATATCTTACAAGAAACTCATCAAAACCGCCCTAACTTCATTTGA
- a CDS encoding glutathione S-transferase family protein, with the protein MTDLKNKSTSLPQSWLIITGKWVWHTLWRIMMSQLAPTEKQGNYQRPSSQFRHQVKSEVNYLYQPEKGRYRLYVGMSCPWAHRTLIVRSLKGLEDVIDIEILIPSVNQGGWIMETESENCRTLAQLYRLSQSSYRGRNTVPVLWDKQTKTIVNNESADIILLLNSEFNQYAKNPNLNLYPSSLVRQIDQWNEKIYHNVNNGVYRCGFAQTQEAYELACRSLFDTLAQIEIHLASNRYLCGDSFTLADVRLFTTLIRFDMVYYPLFKCSLNAIASYPHLSRYVEDINNLPNIKNTYDLNAIKQDYYGNLFPLNPSGIIPL; encoded by the coding sequence ATGACAGATTTAAAAAACAAGAGTACATCTTTGCCTCAATCTTGGTTAATTATTACAGGAAAATGGGTTTGGCATACTCTATGGCGGATTATGATGTCTCAGTTAGCTCCCACTGAAAAACAGGGAAATTATCAACGTCCTTCTAGTCAATTTCGTCATCAGGTCAAATCAGAGGTAAATTATCTTTATCAGCCCGAAAAAGGTCGTTATCGTCTATATGTGGGAATGAGTTGTCCATGGGCGCACCGTACCTTAATCGTTAGAAGTTTGAAGGGTTTAGAGGATGTGATTGATATAGAAATCCTGATTCCTTCCGTTAATCAAGGGGGATGGATTATGGAAACAGAGTCGGAAAATTGTCGAACTCTTGCTCAACTTTATCGACTTTCTCAAAGTAGTTATCGAGGAAGAAATACTGTTCCTGTTTTGTGGGATAAACAAACTAAAACTATTGTTAATAATGAGAGTGCAGATATTATTCTATTGCTTAATTCTGAATTTAATCAGTATGCCAAGAATCCGAATTTGAATCTGTATCCTTCTTCTTTGGTTAGGCAAATAGATCAATGGAATGAGAAAATTTATCATAATGTTAACAATGGGGTTTATCGTTGCGGTTTTGCCCAAACTCAGGAGGCTTATGAGTTAGCCTGTCGCAGTCTGTTTGACACTTTAGCTCAGATTGAAATTCATTTAGCTAGTAATCGTTATCTGTGTGGTGATAGTTTTACTTTAGCAGATGTGCGTTTATTTACTACTTTGATTCGTTTTGATATGGTTTACTATCCTCTATTCAAATGTAGTCTAAATGCGATCGCATCTTACCCACACTTAAGCAGATATGTGGAGGATATAAATAATTTACCAAATATTAAAAACACCTATGATCTCAACGCCATCAAACAAGATTATTATGGAAACCTTTTTCCTTTGAATCCTAGTGGGATTATTCCTTTATAA
- the hisA gene encoding 1-(5-phosphoribosyl)-5-[(5-phosphoribosylamino)methylideneamino]imidazole-4-carboxamide isomerase: protein MEVIPAIDLLAGRCVRLYQGDYEQSQVFSENPLEIALQWQSLGATRLHLVDLDGAKEGTTINLDAISTIVKNLNIPIQVGGGLRDRTSVERLFDLGVERAIVGTVAVEKPELVEELCNTFPHKIAVGIDARNGKVATKGWLETSTVEATDLAQRISDKAAAIIYTDISRDGTLVGPNIEALKQLAQVTDIPVIASGGISSLTDLLSLVSLESLGVRGVIVGKAIYTGKLDLKEAIQAIGNGRLQDIPPDIGNSTLV, encoded by the coding sequence ATGGAAGTTATACCCGCTATTGATTTATTAGCTGGACGTTGCGTTAGATTATATCAAGGTGATTATGAACAATCTCAAGTTTTCAGTGAAAATCCTTTAGAAATCGCCCTACAGTGGCAGTCGTTAGGAGCAACTCGTTTACACCTCGTGGATTTAGATGGAGCAAAAGAAGGAACAACCATCAATTTAGATGCTATTTCTACTATCGTTAAAAATCTTAATATCCCCATTCAAGTGGGAGGAGGACTGCGCGATCGCACTTCCGTAGAACGTTTGTTCGATTTAGGAGTAGAAAGGGCAATTGTTGGCACTGTAGCAGTGGAAAAACCAGAATTGGTAGAAGAATTGTGTAATACTTTCCCTCATAAAATTGCAGTAGGTATTGACGCTCGTAACGGCAAAGTAGCCACAAAAGGATGGTTAGAAACATCAACAGTTGAAGCCACCGACTTAGCCCAGAGAATTTCTGACAAAGCCGCCGCTATAATTTATACAGATATTAGTAGAGACGGCACATTAGTAGGTCCTAATATCGAAGCCTTAAAACAATTAGCACAGGTAACAGATATTCCTGTTATTGCCTCTGGTGGTATAAGTTCTTTAACAGATTTATTAAGTTTAGTTTCTTTAGAATCTTTAGGTGTTCGGGGTGTTATTGTGGGAAAAGCAATTTATACAGGTAAATTAGATTTAAAAGAGGCGATACAAGCCATTGGCAATGGAAGATTACAAGACATTCCTCCCGATATTGGTAACTCAACCCTCGTTTAA
- a CDS encoding group II intron reverse transcriptase, with amino-acid sequence MPKAVPTKRVYIPKSNGKKRPLGIPTVRDRVAQAIVKNSLESEWEAVFEPNWYGFRCGRSCHDAIEQCFLRLCDGRDTWVLDADIKGFFDNIAHESILKMIDTHPKKELIKGWLKAGFIDKGVHNPTETGTPQGGVISPLLANIGLHGLEELKQGKNYWAKGSKYYQVATNQNWKCPVCGDNLFNGEEIETHHIVPVKDGGEDSTDNLVHLHKACHKQVHSKSKLKA; translated from the coding sequence ATGCCAAAAGCAGTTCCGACAAAGCGGGTTTATATACCTAAATCCAATGGCAAGAAACGTCCTCTCGGCATCCCAACCGTGAGAGATAGAGTCGCACAAGCAATAGTCAAAAACTCACTAGAATCTGAATGGGAAGCCGTATTTGAGCCTAACTGGTATGGATTCAGATGCGGAAGAAGTTGTCATGATGCTATTGAACAATGTTTTCTAAGATTGTGTGATGGTAGAGATACTTGGGTTTTAGACGCTGATATAAAGGGGTTTTTCGATAACATTGCCCATGAATCTATCCTAAAAATGATTGATACTCACCCTAAAAAGGAGTTAATCAAAGGATGGTTAAAAGCAGGATTCATCGATAAAGGTGTCCACAACCCTACCGAAACAGGTACACCTCAAGGAGGAGTCATAAGTCCGTTGTTAGCCAACATTGGTTTACATGGATTAGAGGAACTAAAACAGGGTAAAAACTATTGGGCAAAAGGTAGTAAATACTATCAAGTAGCCACCAACCAAAATTGGAAATGTCCTGTATGTGGTGACAACTTGTTCAATGGAGAAGAAATAGAAACCCATCACATAGTACCTGTAAAAGATGGTGGTGAAGATTCCACTGACAATCTCGTACATTTGCACAAGGCTTGTCATAAACAGGTACACTCGAAATCCAAGTTGAAGGCTTGA
- a CDS encoding helix-turn-helix domain-containing protein, which produces MIEVKTFGELIKQARKEKKYSQRELADKLGIDFTYLSKLENDRGNPPKEDIIRQLAQYLTLDENKLIFLAGKIPSEDEELIKQHYKDMPLLFRRMRENPEFAAKIFRQAREIN; this is translated from the coding sequence ATGATAGAAGTAAAAACCTTTGGAGAGTTGATAAAACAAGCCAGAAAAGAAAAAAAGTATAGTCAAAGAGAGTTAGCCGATAAATTGGGAATAGACTTTACTTACCTCTCTAAATTGGAGAATGATAGGGGAAATCCACCAAAAGAAGATATTATTCGTCAATTAGCTCAATATTTAACCCTAGATGAAAATAAACTTATTTTTTTAGCTGGAAAAATTCCTTCTGAAGATGAGGAATTAATTAAACAACATTATAAAGATATGCCATTATTGTTTAGACGAATGAGGGAAAATCCAGAGTTTGCCGCAAAAATTTTTCGTCAGGCAAGGGAAATAAATTAA